A stretch of the Streptomyces sp. NBC_00078 genome encodes the following:
- a CDS encoding P1 family peptidase, which produces MTTEPRTVDALTDVAGVRVGHATRIGDGWLTGTTVVLAPEGGAVAAVDVRGGGPGTKETDALDPRNLVSRVDAIVLTGGSAYGLDAASGVMAWLEEQGRGVRVGVDPAHVVPVVPAACVFDLGRGGRFSARPDASTGRAAVEAAAASAVGAPVPEGCVGAGTGAVVGPVKGGVGSASTVLGSGITVAALVVANAVGSAMDPETGVLYGELFQGRAAYPDSHIHEAARRRLDESAAANGVPPLNTTLAVVATDAELSKAQAQKLAGTAHDGIARAVRPVHLLNDGDTVFVLATGTRPLDAEHPLALNEVLAAGGEVVTRAIVRAVRAAEPVSGAGAEWPSYEELYGAR; this is translated from the coding sequence ATGACAACCGAGCCCAGGACAGTTGACGCTCTGACGGACGTCGCCGGGGTGCGGGTGGGGCACGCGACGCGCATCGGCGACGGTTGGCTCACCGGCACCACCGTCGTACTCGCCCCGGAGGGCGGGGCCGTGGCCGCCGTGGATGTGCGCGGCGGCGGCCCCGGCACGAAGGAGACCGACGCCCTCGACCCGCGCAACCTCGTGAGCAGGGTCGACGCGATCGTGCTGACCGGCGGCAGTGCCTACGGGCTCGACGCGGCGTCCGGGGTGATGGCCTGGCTGGAGGAGCAGGGGCGGGGTGTGCGCGTCGGCGTGGACCCGGCACACGTGGTGCCGGTGGTACCGGCCGCCTGCGTCTTCGACCTGGGGCGGGGAGGAAGGTTCTCCGCGCGGCCGGACGCGAGCACCGGCCGGGCCGCGGTGGAAGCGGCCGCGGCGAGCGCGGTCGGGGCACCCGTGCCGGAAGGGTGCGTGGGCGCCGGTACGGGGGCCGTTGTGGGACCGGTGAAAGGCGGGGTCGGCAGCGCGAGCACCGTTCTCGGCTCGGGGATCACGGTCGCCGCGCTGGTGGTGGCCAACGCGGTCGGTTCGGCGATGGATCCGGAAACGGGCGTCCTGTACGGGGAGTTGTTCCAGGGACGGGCTGCCTACCCGGATTCACACATCCACGAGGCCGCGCGCAGGCGCCTGGACGAGAGTGCCGCCGCGAACGGGGTCCCCCCGCTGAACACGACACTCGCCGTCGTCGCCACCGACGCGGAACTGTCCAAGGCCCAGGCGCAGAAGCTGGCCGGCACAGCGCACGACGGCATCGCCCGCGCCGTGCGACCGGTGCACCTCCTCAACGACGGTGACACCGTGTTCGTCCTGGCGACAGGGACGCGCCCACTCGACGCCGAGCACCCCCTGGCCCTGAACGAAGTCCTCGCGGCAGGCGGGGAGGTGGTCACCCGCGCGATCGTACGAGCCGTGCGCGCCGCAGAGCCGGTGTCCGGCGCGGGCGCGGAGTGGCCGTCGTACGAGGAGTTGTACGGAGCTCGCTGA
- a CDS encoding Ig-like domain-containing protein, with translation MTTADIAARRVLGACAALMVGALTLTGCGGNADASSTSDSGKDGGGSAKTSTAKIVISAKDGSTDASINSTGVKVSNGKLTDVKMTVAGSGQAVPGSISGDGAAWKPKEQLERGTKYQLSATAKDSGGRTAAANSIFTTVTSANSFIGTYTPDNGTTVGVGMPVSFNFDKVISDRKAVQSHITVSSNSGQKVVGHWFGAQRLDFRPEEYWKAGSKVTMNIDLDGVEGANGVYGVQKKTVTFTVGRSQVSTVDVNTQTMTVVRDGKTLKTIPISSGSPEHTTYNGQMVISEKFVQTRMNSQTVGLGGEYDIPDVPHAMRLTSSGTFIHGNYWYSKSNPPFGNQGTSHGCVGLADVQGAQGATPAKWFYDNSLIGDVVIVKNSPDKTVAPDNGLNGWNLAWSEWVAGSAA, from the coding sequence GTGACAACGGCGGACATTGCAGCGCGGCGAGTACTGGGGGCCTGTGCCGCCCTGATGGTCGGCGCCCTCACCCTCACCGGCTGCGGTGGCAACGCCGATGCCAGTTCGACCTCCGACAGCGGCAAGGACGGCGGCGGCTCGGCCAAGACGTCCACGGCGAAGATCGTCATCTCGGCGAAGGACGGCTCGACCGACGCGTCGATCAACTCGACCGGCGTGAAGGTCAGCAACGGCAAGCTGACCGACGTGAAGATGACCGTGGCGGGATCGGGGCAGGCCGTACCGGGTTCGATATCCGGGGACGGCGCTGCCTGGAAGCCGAAGGAGCAGCTGGAGCGCGGGACGAAGTACCAGCTCTCGGCGACCGCCAAGGACTCGGGCGGTCGTACGGCTGCCGCCAACTCCATCTTCACGACCGTCACTTCGGCCAACAGCTTCATCGGGACGTACACCCCGGACAACGGGACGACGGTCGGCGTCGGGATGCCGGTGTCGTTCAACTTCGACAAGGTGATCTCCGACAGGAAGGCCGTGCAGTCGCACATCACCGTCAGCTCCAACAGCGGGCAGAAGGTGGTCGGACACTGGTTCGGCGCGCAGCGGCTCGACTTCAGGCCCGAGGAGTACTGGAAGGCCGGCTCCAAGGTCACGATGAACATCGACCTGGACGGCGTCGAGGGCGCGAACGGTGTCTACGGGGTGCAGAAGAAGACCGTCACGTTCACGGTCGGGCGCTCGCAGGTGTCCACGGTCGACGTGAACACGCAGACCATGACGGTCGTGCGCGACGGCAAGACGCTCAAGACGATCCCGATCTCCTCGGGCAGCCCGGAGCACACGACGTACAACGGGCAGATGGTCATCTCGGAGAAGTTCGTGCAGACGCGCATGAACAGCCAGACGGTGGGCCTGGGCGGCGAGTACGACATCCCGGACGTGCCGCACGCGATGCGGCTGACCTCGTCGGGGACCTTCATCCATGGCAACTACTGGTACAGCAAGAGCAATCCGCCCTTCGGCAACCAGGGCACCAGCCACGGCTGCGTCGGACTCGCGGACGTGCAGGGCGCACAGGGTGCCACGCCCGCCAAGTGGTTCTACGACAACTCGCTCATCGGGGACGTCGTGATCGTCAAGAACTCCCCCGACAAGACCGTCGCGCCGGACAACGGGCTCAACGGCTGGAACCTGGCGTGGAGCGAGTGGGTCGCGGGCAGCGCCGCCTGA
- a CDS encoding DUF6227 family protein, with protein sequence MSVPYETAAYEPPESPESPEEHLARLLGRALNSFELPDEAIQRLDCALAHDSSLHSAHHSAGLHRETYRHTWLLADGSALTLWELVHNTTRGGDPQHEVYVDEEELRAATGRLPLPQDEPDFELPVTVQLSPIPAPRHAYVPDDSADHARRLLRRAENADRPGSETAALLATAFAHQITQAFGRPCRAGRAALCFSLYEHAFLLRDGEEVSLWEVEHTATPDGRHMCEVYVSEDAARDAMERRAAQVS encoded by the coding sequence TTGAGCGTTCCGTACGAGACGGCAGCGTACGAACCACCCGAGTCGCCCGAGTCTCCGGAGGAGCACCTCGCGCGACTGCTCGGCCGTGCCCTGAACTCCTTCGAGCTGCCGGACGAGGCGATACAGCGGCTCGACTGCGCGCTGGCGCACGACAGTTCACTGCACTCCGCGCACCACAGCGCGGGGCTGCACCGCGAGACGTACCGGCACACCTGGCTGCTCGCCGACGGTTCGGCGCTGACGCTGTGGGAGCTCGTGCACAACACCACGCGCGGCGGCGACCCGCAGCACGAGGTGTACGTCGACGAGGAGGAGCTGCGCGCCGCGACCGGGCGCCTGCCGCTGCCACAGGACGAACCGGACTTCGAACTGCCGGTGACGGTACAGCTGTCGCCGATCCCCGCGCCCCGGCACGCGTATGTGCCGGACGACTCGGCGGATCACGCGCGCCGGCTGCTGCGGCGTGCGGAGAACGCGGACCGGCCGGGGTCGGAGACGGCCGCGCTGCTCGCCACGGCGTTCGCGCACCAGATCACACAGGCCTTCGGGCGCCCGTGCCGCGCGGGCCGCGCGGCACTCTGCTTCTCGCTCTACGAGCACGCCTTCCTGCTGCGTGACGGCGAGGAGGTCTCCCTCTGGGAGGTCGAGCACACGGCGACGCCCGACGGGCGGCACATGTGCGAGGTGTACGTCAGCGAGGACGCTGCCCGGGATGCGATGGAGCGGCGGGCAGCACAGGTTTCCTGA